A window of the Brumimicrobium sp. genome harbors these coding sequences:
- a CDS encoding hemerythrin domain-containing protein: MQETVYNFLVQDHRRIEDILERAIENIHLVDEDLYTEFRIALLTHIKMEEKILFPLAQKGNNNQPLDLQAQLRLEHGAITSLMVLPPTPEMIKVLKYVLDKHDEKEEKEGGMYEICQHLTYAQTENLLEEFKNISLVPVHPTKNIAFAWEAAKRSLARAGFDYDKIVNDIK; this comes from the coding sequence ATGCAAGAAACTGTATATAATTTTCTCGTTCAAGATCATCGAAGAATAGAGGATATTCTTGAAAGGGCCATTGAGAATATTCATTTGGTGGATGAGGATTTATATACCGAATTTAGAATTGCTTTATTGACCCATATTAAAATGGAGGAAAAAATACTATTTCCATTAGCACAAAAAGGAAATAATAATCAACCTCTTGATTTACAAGCTCAACTACGTTTGGAACATGGAGCAATAACTTCCTTGATGGTTCTTCCGCCCACTCCAGAGATGATAAAAGTGCTAAAATATGTGTTGGATAAACACGATGAAAAAGAAGAAAAAGAGGGAGGTATGTATGAGATATGTCAGCATTTGACGTATGCTCAAACTGAAAATTTGTTAGAGGAATTCAAAAATATATCCTTAGTTCCAGTCCATCCTACAAAGAATATTGCTTTTGCGTGGGAAGCAGCAAAACGATCATTAGCAAGAGCTGGCTTTGATTATGATAAGATAGTAAATGATATAAAATAA
- a CDS encoding gliding motility lipoprotein GldH, whose translation MKKVVSFIALGLMIIVLQSCGKRAIYDQVYDFGDKSWDKEDTAVFHVDIEDTIKQHNFLLSLRTTKEYLYSNLWVYIEITSPDGSVSKVAEKLPIANPDGSWIGKVSGTLVTNEIYFDSKVFPLKGKYIFKITNATQEASISDVLDVGLRIE comes from the coding sequence ATGAAAAAGGTTGTATCCTTCATAGCGCTTGGCTTGATGATAATAGTGTTGCAAAGTTGCGGCAAAAGAGCTATTTATGATCAGGTATATGATTTTGGTGATAAATCTTGGGATAAGGAGGATACAGCTGTTTTCCATGTGGATATAGAAGATACAATTAAGCAGCATAACTTTTTGTTATCATTACGTACAACTAAGGAATATTTATACAGCAATTTGTGGGTATATATAGAGATAACTTCCCCTGATGGATCTGTCTCAAAAGTAGCTGAAAAATTACCCATTGCCAATCCAGATGGATCTTGGATAGGAAAAGTTTCGGGTACTTTAGTGACAAATGAGATTTATTTTGATTCTAAAGTTTTTCCACTCAAAGGGAAGTATATCTTTAAAATTACCAACGCCACACAAGAAGCCTCGATTTCTGATGTTCTTGATGTTGGACTTCGTATAGAGTAA
- a CDS encoding OsmC family protein — MNTITSVTKRENYETEVKSGSGHVLIIDEPESIGGKNKGMSPDEHIIAALAGCTSATLKMYAQRKEWDLQGVRTDIRIIHGEKPGILPTIERDIVLVGNLDEEQKARLLEIANKCPIHKLLTHEIQITSALVG; from the coding sequence ATGAATACAATCACATCAGTAACTAAAAGAGAGAACTACGAAACAGAAGTTAAATCTGGATCTGGACATGTACTTATTATAGATGAACCTGAAAGTATAGGTGGAAAGAACAAAGGGATGTCGCCAGATGAGCATATCATCGCAGCACTAGCAGGATGCACATCTGCTACCCTTAAGATGTATGCACAACGTAAAGAATGGGATTTACAAGGGGTTAGAACGGATATTCGCATTATTCATGGAGAAAAGCCTGGAATCTTGCCAACTATAGAACGAGATATTGTATTGGTTGGAAATTTAGATGAAGAGCAAAAAGCCCGTTTATTAGAAATAGCGAATAAATGCCCTATACATAAATTGTTGACTCATGAAATTCAGATTACTTCTGCTTTAGTAGGGTAG